From the Francisella frigiditurris genome, one window contains:
- a CDS encoding peptide MFS transporter, giving the protein MNKNDLREEKKVLAITSFAEFAERYSYYIIQSLLIFFLIGKFNLSQELSASLVGTVLSMVYISAILGGYIAEKLIGYYRAGMLGSFFMVLGTFTLAISTNENLLFLGLSFISISTGLIKSNMASFIGRFYDKSSLTDGNRDFGFNVFYVGINLGSFFALSFATSLKDNYGYSAPFYSSMTVSIVMLFVLIIGFGFLKKHIIDLVLTGKIILKTTILILIYILLLFYIFKEPNVASFSIFIAFVASAIIMFLSANKGNYKKVLVAGVFFVLSIIYWGLYFQMFISLLLFTDYAVNTVLVNSSQILSVEAIGVLIFGFIVGKLWLYLANAGREIQDIDKFNIAFIILALSFIVILISILTTPIDVKVTVYGFIIGYFILALSELSLSAIGLSLVTKIAPKGFVSLYMGIWLVTLGIGGKFGGYLAGFVYIPENDINLAKANMSDGMDMFIVIAIITSLLILTIRKRVNRNI; this is encoded by the coding sequence ATGAATAAGAATGATCTTAGAGAAGAAAAAAAGGTACTTGCTATAACAAGTTTTGCAGAATTTGCTGAAAGATATAGCTATTACATAATACAGTCTTTATTGATATTTTTTTTAATAGGAAAATTTAATCTTTCACAAGAACTGTCAGCCTCTTTAGTTGGAACTGTTTTATCGATGGTTTATATTTCTGCCATTTTAGGGGGATATATCGCAGAAAAGCTAATTGGATACTATAGGGCAGGGATGTTAGGTTCATTTTTTATGGTATTAGGAACTTTTACATTAGCAATATCAACTAATGAAAATTTACTTTTTTTAGGTTTGAGTTTTATTTCAATTAGTACTGGGCTGATTAAATCAAATATGGCTTCTTTTATTGGAAGATTTTATGATAAGTCATCTCTAACTGATGGTAATAGAGATTTTGGATTTAATGTTTTCTATGTTGGTATTAATTTAGGTAGTTTTTTTGCTTTATCCTTTGCGACTTCATTAAAAGATAATTATGGTTATAGTGCTCCATTTTATAGTAGCATGACTGTAAGTATAGTAATGCTCTTTGTTTTGATTATAGGTTTTGGTTTTCTTAAAAAACACATTATAGACCTTGTTTTAACAGGGAAGATTATTTTAAAAACGACAATATTAATTTTGATATATATACTTCTTCTTTTCTATATTTTTAAAGAGCCAAATGTTGCAAGTTTTTCAATATTTATAGCCTTTGTCGCATCTGCAATTATTATGTTTTTATCTGCTAATAAAGGAAATTACAAAAAGGTTTTAGTAGCTGGTGTGTTTTTTGTATTATCAATTATATATTGGGGTTTATACTTTCAAATGTTTATCTCCCTCTTATTGTTTACAGATTATGCAGTTAATACAGTTTTAGTAAACTCAAGTCAGATTTTAAGTGTTGAAGCTATAGGTGTTTTAATATTTGGATTTATTGTTGGGAAACTTTGGCTTTATTTAGCAAATGCGGGAAGAGAAATTCAAGATATTGATAAGTTTAATATAGCTTTTATAATATTAGCTTTATCTTTTATAGTGATTTTAATATCAATACTAACAACTCCTATAGATGTTAAAGTTACTGTCTATGGGTTTATCATAGGATATTTTATTTTAGCTTTATCAGAATTAAGTTTATCTGCTATAGGTCTGTCATTAGTAACTAAAATAGCTCCAAAAGGCTTTGTTTCACTATACATGGGTATATGGCTAGTTACCCTAGGAATAGGTGGTAAATTTGGCGGTTATTTAGCTGGTTTTGTTTATATTCCAGAGAATGATATAAATTTAGCAAAAGCGAATATGAGTGATGGAATGGATATGTTTATAGTTATAGCTATCATAACATCGTTATTAATTCTTACTATAAGAAAACGAGTTAATAGAAATATATAA
- a CDS encoding glutamine--tRNA ligase/YqeY domain fusion protein, which translates to MSNEKTAQKTNFIKNIINSDLDTGLHNTIVTRFPPEPNGYLHIGHAKSICLNFGLAEEYNTTCHLRFDDTNPEKEDIEYINAIKEDVKWLGFDWGENLYFASEYFDKMYELAQLLIKKDKAYICDLSAEEVREYRGTLKEPGRNSPYRNRSIEENLELFEKMKNGEFPEGSKTLRAKIDMASGNINLRDPALYRIKFATHPKTGDKWCIYPMYAFAHPLEDAIEKITHSLCTLEFQDQRPFYDWVVEETEFEKKPRQIEFSRLNLNYNITSKRKLKYLVDKNLVNGWDDPRMPTLKGFRRRGYTPESIKNFCDMIGISKQDSLIDISVLEESIRSDLNIKAHRRNAVLDPIKVTIANMPPHTLNVPNHPQDPDFGRRDITISETIYIDSEDFVFELEKGMKKLSTNGRVRLLNSYVIDCNEVVTDASGKVIELKCSYLPETLGGKKPDDNKKPDGIIHWVDAKNCINAEIRLYDRLFNDENPGRFENIEDSLNSNSFELIKNAKLEKSLEDAKPEEHFQFNRIGYFTADQKDFSRENIVFNRTVTLRNTWEVK; encoded by the coding sequence ATGAGCAATGAAAAAACTGCGCAAAAAACTAATTTCATTAAAAACATTATAAACAGTGATTTAGATACAGGCTTACATAATACTATTGTAACAAGATTTCCTCCTGAACCTAATGGTTATTTACATATTGGTCATGCCAAATCAATATGCTTAAATTTTGGATTAGCTGAAGAATATAACACTACCTGCCATCTAAGATTTGATGATACTAATCCAGAAAAGGAAGATATTGAATATATAAATGCAATAAAAGAAGATGTAAAGTGGTTAGGCTTTGACTGGGGTGAGAATCTTTATTTTGCTTCTGAATACTTTGACAAAATGTATGAATTAGCTCAACTACTTATTAAAAAAGATAAAGCCTATATTTGTGACTTATCCGCTGAAGAAGTTAGAGAGTATCGTGGCACGCTTAAAGAGCCTGGAAGAAATAGTCCTTATAGAAATAGAAGTATTGAGGAAAATTTAGAGCTATTTGAAAAAATGAAAAATGGTGAGTTCCCTGAAGGTAGCAAAACCCTAAGAGCAAAAATAGATATGGCTTCTGGAAATATAAATTTAAGAGACCCAGCTCTTTATCGGATTAAATTTGCTACACATCCTAAAACTGGCGATAAATGGTGTATATACCCAATGTATGCTTTTGCCCATCCTCTTGAAGATGCTATAGAAAAAATAACTCACTCTCTATGTACGCTAGAATTTCAAGATCAAAGACCTTTTTATGATTGGGTTGTTGAAGAAACAGAATTCGAGAAAAAACCTAGACAAATTGAATTTTCAAGATTAAATCTTAACTATAACATCACAAGTAAAAGAAAGCTTAAATATTTAGTGGATAAAAATTTAGTTAATGGTTGGGATGATCCAAGAATGCCTACACTAAAAGGATTTAGACGTAGAGGATACACTCCAGAATCTATTAAAAACTTTTGTGATATGATTGGCATATCTAAACAAGATTCTTTGATAGATATTTCTGTACTTGAGGAGTCTATTAGAAGCGATTTAAATATTAAAGCTCACAGGAGAAATGCTGTACTAGATCCTATTAAAGTAACTATAGCTAATATGCCACCACACACTCTTAATGTTCCTAATCATCCTCAAGATCCAGATTTTGGAAGAAGAGATATAACAATATCTGAAACTATATACATCGATAGTGAAGATTTTGTATTTGAGTTAGAAAAAGGAATGAAAAAGCTAAGCACAAATGGTCGAGTAAGGTTATTAAACTCTTATGTAATTGATTGTAATGAAGTAGTTACTGATGCTTCAGGTAAAGTTATAGAATTAAAATGTAGCTATCTTCCAGAAACTTTAGGTGGTAAAAAACCTGACGATAATAAAAAACCTGATGGAATCATACATTGGGTAGATGCAAAGAACTGTATTAATGCTGAGATCAGACTTTACGATAGATTATTTAATGATGAAAATCCTGGAAGATTTGAAAATATTGAGGATAGTTTAAATTCTAACTCTTTCGAGTTAATAAAAAATGCAAAACTAGAAAAATCGCTAGAGGATGCTAAGCCAGAGGAACATTTTCAGTTCAATAGAATTGGATACTTCACTGCTGACCAAAAAGATTTTTCAAGAGAAAATATAGTTTTTAATAGAACTGTTACTCTTAGAAATACTTGGGAAGTTAAATAA
- a CDS encoding phosphoenolpyruvate carboxykinase (ATP) has translation MDLSSSTDNEYLCTIKNIYQNISTKELLEYIKSSNDSHYIRSEGNAILVDSGEIKGRLPEDKYIVETKYAKKNVWWNDKGSDNKPLSRNNWKIVKEKVRQDISQKDLFVIDGFYNNDVKNRIAVRFVTNVAWAAYFFKLVSIEPTQEELESFSEEWTILHSPATKIEDFAELGLNSPNIIATNLKQRESIIAGTYYLTEIDKILLSSMSYYLSLANIGVFHCAVGIDKDDNATMFFGLSGSGKTTLALTNRELFANGATAWADDGLHSLDGGFTVKAASFSRENQNIKEILDGQALIENPNFDEQGNIIFGSKTKGQSNTYLAFSKESLTNVKLESSNPKTIIFLVKDSKGVLPRVSKLTKGQAIYHFLSGYTCTSIGIENGVSEPKLEFSSCYAQPFLLLEPTRYAKILRQRLKMSDAKIYMVNVGWIEGDYNTGRRAPVDETKMLVDYITNPGENVQFVYKREKYFNFKSISEIHDGEKVIKVDNTWTDIREYKKSYKALARSFIKNYKHQFPIDNEFAMKYEHFGPIL, from the coding sequence ATGGATTTATCCTCGAGTACAGATAATGAGTATCTGTGTACAATAAAAAATATATATCAAAATATAAGTACAAAAGAATTGTTAGAATATATCAAAAGTAGCAATGATAGTCATTATATACGGTCTGAAGGTAATGCTATCTTAGTTGATAGTGGAGAAATAAAAGGAAGATTACCAGAAGATAAATATATAGTTGAAACTAAATATGCTAAGAAGAATGTTTGGTGGAATGATAAAGGTTCTGATAATAAACCACTTAGTAGAAATAATTGGAAGATAGTTAAAGAAAAAGTTCGTCAAGACATTTCTCAAAAAGATTTATTTGTTATAGATGGTTTTTATAATAATGATGTTAAAAATAGAATTGCTGTTCGATTCGTTACAAATGTTGCATGGGCAGCTTACTTTTTCAAATTAGTATCAATAGAGCCTACACAAGAAGAATTAGAAAGTTTTTCAGAAGAGTGGACAATATTGCATTCACCTGCTACAAAAATTGAAGATTTTGCAGAGTTAGGTTTGAATTCGCCAAATATAATAGCTACAAATTTAAAGCAAAGAGAAAGTATCATTGCTGGAACATATTACTTAACTGAAATTGATAAGATTTTACTTTCATCAATGAGTTATTATCTTTCTTTAGCTAATATAGGCGTATTTCACTGTGCTGTTGGTATAGATAAAGATGATAATGCAACTATGTTTTTTGGGCTTTCAGGGAGTGGTAAAACAACACTAGCCCTCACAAATAGAGAATTATTTGCTAATGGAGCTACAGCTTGGGCTGATGATGGCTTACATAGTTTAGATGGTGGTTTTACTGTAAAAGCAGCTAGTTTTAGTAGAGAAAACCAAAATATTAAAGAAATTTTAGATGGTCAAGCTTTAATTGAAAACCCTAATTTTGATGAGCAAGGTAATATTATTTTTGGTTCTAAAACTAAGGGACAAAGTAATACATATTTAGCATTTTCAAAAGAAAGCTTAACTAATGTTAAACTTGAGTCATCAAATCCTAAAACAATTATTTTTTTAGTTAAAGATAGTAAAGGTGTATTGCCTAGAGTCTCTAAACTAACTAAAGGACAAGCAATTTATCATTTTTTATCAGGTTATACATGTACTTCCATAGGAATAGAAAATGGCGTATCTGAACCTAAATTAGAGTTTTCTAGCTGCTATGCCCAACCTTTTTTATTATTAGAGCCTACTAGATATGCAAAGATTCTTAGACAAAGGTTGAAAATGTCTGATGCAAAAATTTATATGGTCAATGTTGGTTGGATAGAAGGCGATTATAATACAGGTAGAAGAGCTCCTGTAGATGAAACAAAAATGTTGGTCGATTATATTACTAATCCAGGTGAAAATGTTCAGTTTGTTTATAAAAGAGAAAAGTATTTTAATTTTAAGTCTATTTCTGAGATTCATGATGGTGAAAAAGTAATTAAAGTAGATAATACATGGACAGATATAAGAGAATATAAAAAATCTTATAAAGCTTTAGCTAGAAGCTTTATTAAAAACTATAAACATCAGTTCCCAATAGATAATGAATTTGCTATGAAATATGAACATTTTGGTCCTATTCTTTAA
- the mraY gene encoding phospho-N-acetylmuramoyl-pentapeptide-transferase: MLIWIFNWLSGFWPALAMFSSYVSLRIVMIAITSLFITLFLGYPMIRWLQRMQIGQVVRDDGPQSHFSKRNTPTMGGVLILSSVLISSLLWGDLTSIYLWILLLVIVFFGAIGFFDDYLKLVLKHPKGLKSRYKFALQSVFSIILAIVLYFLLEKNGKMLLSIPFTKDWVMPMGIVLFTILTFFIINGSSNAVNLTDGLDGLAILPVVLVAAGLGVYAYIETNHSLANYLLFDYLGNKGLAEVAVFCAAICGSGLAFLWFNSYPAEVFMGDVGSLTLGAVLGVIAVMIRQELIFFIMGLLFVAEAVSVILQVGSYKLRKKRIFRMAPIHHHFELKGWPETKVVIRFWIITVILVLIGLAAIKVR, from the coding sequence ATGTTGATTTGGATTTTTAATTGGCTATCTGGCTTTTGGCCAGCTTTAGCTATGTTTAGTAGTTATGTGTCTTTAAGAATTGTGATGATAGCAATAACTTCTTTGTTTATTACTTTATTCTTGGGTTATCCAATGATTAGATGGTTGCAAAGGATGCAGATAGGTCAAGTAGTCAGGGATGATGGACCTCAAAGTCATTTTTCTAAAAGAAATACTCCAACTATGGGTGGTGTACTCATCTTATCATCAGTACTGATTTCTTCATTGCTTTGGGGAGATCTAACTAGTATCTACCTTTGGATATTGCTTCTAGTTATCGTTTTTTTTGGAGCTATTGGATTTTTTGATGATTATTTGAAATTAGTATTAAAGCATCCAAAAGGTCTTAAATCACGTTACAAATTTGCACTACAATCAGTATTTTCAATTATATTGGCAATAGTTTTATACTTTTTATTAGAAAAAAATGGAAAAATGCTTTTATCTATTCCTTTTACTAAAGATTGGGTTATGCCAATGGGAATAGTGCTTTTCACTATTCTTACTTTTTTTATAATTAATGGAAGTAGTAATGCTGTAAATTTAACAGATGGCTTAGATGGACTAGCTATTTTACCAGTTGTATTGGTTGCAGCAGGTTTGGGAGTTTATGCATATATAGAGACTAATCATAGTTTAGCAAATTATCTTTTATTTGATTATTTGGGAAATAAAGGTTTAGCTGAGGTTGCAGTATTTTGCGCAGCTATTTGTGGGTCTGGTTTAGCATTTTTATGGTTTAACTCATATCCAGCTGAAGTATTTATGGGAGATGTTGGCTCTCTTACTTTAGGTGCTGTCTTAGGAGTTATAGCAGTTATGATAAGGCAAGAGCTAATATTTTTTATAATGGGCTTACTATTTGTTGCAGAAGCAGTATCCGTAATTTTACAAGTTGGTTCTTATAAACTTAGAAAAAAGCGTATATTTAGAATGGCACCAATTCATCATCATTTTGAACTTAAAGGTTGGCCGGAAACTAAAGTAGTTATTCGCTTTTGGATAATTACAGTTATACTAGTACTTATAGGGTTAGCAGCAATAAAGGTTAGATAG
- the murD gene encoding UDP-N-acetylmuramoyl-L-alanine--D-glutamate ligase: MLSFFYKDVLINKILIVGYGSTGKSVEIYLEKYNLEVHISSSEADFLEKNLETYDLLVVSPGIPLNKNPYSNLESYKFKIISDIDLYYDAIKAKQIKLIAVTGSNGKSTVVTMLNTVLNNLGYKSILVGNIGTPILSKVNDDVEFCVVEISSFQIDLLKDAKFDVSCVINISHDHLDRYDSYQEYINSKLNLEKFSREFFIYDFEDQGLKYNTEFSIRNSCIYKKEKKILALEETKLFGLHNLENIIVVLSILEKFNINYKKVITELKEFEGLKHRCNKIGEIRGVSYINDSKGTNVGATVVAIDNLTNSKNIVLLLGGVAKGGDFSIMQKSITEKVKFVCIYGKDAEYIKVQLEKYYSNFEVLKDMKTAFAKAVNIASKNDIVLLSPACASFDEFRNYEHRGEVFIKLFNEYKEKIL; this comes from the coding sequence ATGCTAAGCTTTTTTTATAAGGACGTCTTAATAAATAAAATTCTTATAGTTGGATATGGATCTACAGGTAAGTCCGTAGAAATCTATTTAGAAAAATATAATCTAGAGGTTCATATTTCTTCATCTGAAGCAGATTTTCTAGAAAAGAATTTAGAAACATATGATTTATTGGTAGTTAGTCCAGGTATTCCTTTAAATAAAAATCCATATAGCAATTTAGAAAGCTATAAATTTAAAATAATAAGTGATATTGATTTATATTATGATGCTATTAAAGCTAAACAGATAAAGTTGATAGCTGTTACTGGCTCAAATGGAAAGAGTACCGTAGTAACTATGTTGAATACGGTTTTGAACAATTTAGGTTATAAAAGTATTTTAGTAGGAAATATAGGAACTCCTATTTTATCTAAGGTTAATGATGATGTGGAATTTTGTGTGGTTGAAATATCTAGTTTTCAAATAGATTTGCTTAAAGATGCTAAATTTGATGTATCTTGCGTAATTAATATTTCACATGATCATCTTGATAGATATGATAGTTACCAAGAATATATTAACTCCAAACTTAACTTAGAGAAGTTTAGTAGGGAGTTTTTTATTTACGATTTTGAGGATCAAGGACTGAAGTATAATACAGAATTTTCTATCAGAAATTCTTGTATTTATAAGAAAGAAAAAAAGATATTGGCTCTTGAAGAAACAAAACTTTTTGGTCTACATAATCTTGAAAATATTATAGTTGTCTTGAGTATTTTAGAAAAGTTTAATATTAACTATAAGAAGGTTATAACAGAGCTTAAAGAGTTTGAAGGCCTAAAACATAGATGTAATAAGATTGGCGAAATTAGAGGAGTTTCCTACATAAATGATTCAAAGGGTACAAATGTAGGTGCTACAGTCGTTGCGATAGATAATTTAACAAACTCTAAAAATATAGTATTACTACTAGGTGGTGTTGCCAAAGGTGGAGATTTTTCTATAATGCAAAAAAGTATTACAGAAAAAGTTAAATTTGTTTGTATCTATGGTAAAGATGCTGAATATATAAAAGTGCAATTAGAAAAGTATTATTCTAATTTTGAAGTTTTAAAAGATATGAAGACAGCTTTTGCTAAAGCAGTAAATATAGCAAGTAAAAATGATATAGTATTATTATCTCCAGCATGTGCTAGTTTTGATGAATTTAGAAACTATGAGCATAGGGGGGAAGTGTTTATTAAACTTTTTAACGAATATAAAGAAAAGATATTGTAA
- the ftsW gene encoding putative lipid II flippase FtsW, with product MLYRLKLWLTNQNAKRERVKAKLEIDISIVFAMLGLLAFGWIMVTSASMIVAMDDYNNPFYYSIRQGFFAIVSIFLFLLALLVPTKNYEKNHNAFFFIMLIVLVAVLVPGIGKSVNGARRWIPLIIINIQVAELAKLLAIIFFSGYIATNLEKMSNFKEGILTPISMLGCIALLLLMQPDFGSTVVISICVMGMLFVSGNKVRWYGLLLGMMLMAAATLVVISPYRMHRITGFLHPWENANDSGYQLVQALIAFGRGEWFGDGLGNSIQKQFFLPEAHTDFITSVIVEEIGIIGLMILLAVYLFIVIKAINIAKNAYQLKRYYQAFLSYGISFWLAFQVFVNVGVNTGLLPTKGLTLPFISYGGSSLLIMCYTIGILLRIDFENKLLADTINPKYIYKRVK from the coding sequence GTGCTATATAGATTAAAGCTTTGGCTCACTAACCAGAATGCAAAAAGAGAAAGAGTAAAAGCTAAATTAGAAATAGATATATCTATAGTTTTTGCAATGCTGGGACTTCTAGCATTTGGCTGGATTATGGTTACATCAGCATCTATGATTGTAGCTATGGATGATTATAATAATCCTTTCTATTATTCTATTAGACAAGGTTTTTTTGCTATTGTTTCTATTTTTCTATTTTTATTGGCTTTACTTGTACCAACAAAGAACTACGAAAAAAATCATAATGCTTTCTTTTTTATAATGCTTATTGTTTTAGTAGCAGTTTTGGTTCCAGGAATCGGTAAAAGTGTAAATGGTGCCAGAAGATGGATTCCTTTAATTATAATTAATATCCAAGTTGCTGAATTAGCTAAATTATTAGCAATAATTTTCTTTTCTGGTTATATTGCAACAAATCTTGAGAAGATGTCTAATTTTAAAGAAGGTATTCTGACTCCAATAAGTATGCTGGGTTGTATAGCTTTATTACTTTTAATGCAGCCAGATTTTGGTTCTACAGTGGTTATTTCTATATGTGTTATGGGGATGCTATTTGTTTCTGGAAATAAAGTACGCTGGTATGGATTATTATTGGGAATGATGCTAATGGCAGCGGCTACGTTAGTTGTAATCTCACCTTATAGGATGCATAGAATAACTGGTTTCTTACATCCATGGGAAAATGCTAATGATTCTGGCTATCAGCTTGTACAAGCACTTATCGCATTTGGTAGAGGAGAGTGGTTTGGTGATGGATTAGGTAATAGTATTCAAAAACAGTTTTTTCTACCAGAAGCGCATACTGATTTTATTACGTCAGTGATTGTGGAAGAAATTGGGATAATAGGGCTCATGATCTTATTAGCAGTTTATTTATTTATTGTTATAAAAGCCATAAATATAGCAAAGAATGCATATCAGCTAAAAAGATATTATCAAGCATTTTTATCTTATGGAATAAGCTTTTGGTTAGCATTTCAAGTTTTTGTAAATGTTGGGGTGAATACTGGCTTATTACCTACAAAAGGCTTAACCTTACCATTTATAAGTTATGGCGGAAGTAGTTTGCTTATTATGTGTTATACAATAGGGATATTGCTTAGAATTGATTTTGAGAATAAGCTTTTAGCAGATACTATAAATCCAAAATATATTTATAAAAGAGTTAAGTAG
- a CDS encoding oxidative damage protection protein encodes MNEKVFCKKYNEELDAIPYQPFPGELGIKIKKEVSNRAWQAWLSHQTILINEYRLNLMDAKAKDFLKEEMQKFLFENIEEKPDQFSAT; translated from the coding sequence ATGAATGAAAAAGTATTTTGCAAAAAATATAATGAAGAACTTGATGCTATACCATACCAGCCATTTCCTGGTGAACTAGGCATCAAAATAAAAAAAGAAGTTTCAAATAGAGCTTGGCAAGCATGGCTTTCACACCAAACAATCTTAATTAATGAATATCGTTTAAATTTAATGGATGCTAAAGCTAAAGATTTCTTAAAAGAAGAAATGCAAAAATTCTTATTTGAAAATATAGAAGAAAAGCCAGATCAATTTTCAGCTACTTAA
- a CDS encoding TusE/DsrC/DsvC family sulfur relay protein yields the protein MDNYNIDSEGFLLDFDSWDIKFCEHIADQEGILLSDKHFIIINFLREYYKKNHKSPAIRELVKSLKDKYGNEIGNSLFLQILFPVSPAVQAAKLAGLPKPKKCI from the coding sequence GTGGATAACTACAACATAGACTCTGAAGGCTTTTTATTAGATTTCGATTCTTGGGATATAAAATTCTGTGAGCACATCGCAGATCAAGAAGGAATCCTGCTTTCTGATAAACATTTTATAATTATTAATTTCCTAAGAGAGTATTATAAAAAGAATCATAAATCTCCTGCTATTAGAGAGTTGGTTAAATCATTAAAAGATAAGTATGGTAATGAAATAGGAAATAGTTTATTTTTACAAATATTATTTCCTGTATCTCCAGCTGTTCAGGCTGCGAAATTAGCAGGATTACCAAAACCTAAAAAATGTATTTAA
- a CDS encoding glutathione S-transferase family protein has product MKVTLYTAKYCPYSLRARIALAEKRMNVDVVEASDLSADILKKISPKGTLPVLKEKDYSVDNKKALMIYIDERFPAPNLLPSIVHDRIKVRLALEKIDAEWYTVLAEVKKNRGNKVKLKNIFQDLEDSFKSMEGVFAESEFFISSTFTLADCYIAAMMLYLEAEGFIIDESYGAIFDYKKRIFARESIKKAYFKGNANDSLLKTLRASMTR; this is encoded by the coding sequence ATGAAAGTAACACTGTATACAGCAAAATATTGTCCATATTCTTTAAGAGCAAGAATCGCATTAGCAGAAAAGAGAATGAATGTTGATGTCGTTGAGGCAAGTGATTTATCAGCTGACATTTTAAAGAAAATTTCTCCAAAAGGAACATTGCCCGTATTAAAAGAAAAAGATTATTCAGTCGATAATAAGAAAGCTCTTATGATTTATATAGATGAGAGATTCCCTGCACCAAATCTTTTACCAAGCATAGTACATGATCGTATTAAGGTTAGATTAGCATTAGAGAAAATAGATGCTGAGTGGTATACGGTTTTAGCAGAGGTAAAGAAAAATAGAGGAAATAAAGTTAAGCTAAAAAATATATTCCAAGATTTGGAGGATAGTTTTAAATCTATGGAAGGCGTTTTTGCAGAGTCAGAGTTTTTTATATCATCAACTTTCACTTTAGCAGACTGTTATATAGCAGCAATGATGCTTTATCTCGAAGCAGAAGGATTTATTATAGATGAGTCTTATGGAGCTATATTTGATTATAAAAAAAGAATTTTTGCGAGAGAGTCTATAAAGAAAGCATATTTTAAAGGTAATGCGAACGATTCTTTATTGAAAACACTAAGAGCATCAATGACAAGGTAG
- the sohB gene encoding protease SohB — MWYSNFVDFFYFNLYLLAVILAIVFILVMFFSLLAKSKEHQVKASKGKLELSKLGERYKKAQEYLMLEVLDKREYKEFRKEQKKKYSKEDVVDSKKIFVLTFKGDLQASQVESLREEVSSVLSIAKTMDEVIVRVDSPGGVVNGYGFAAAQLERIRQAGINLTVCIDQIAASGGYMMASVAHKIICSPFAIVGSIGVVGTVPNVRDMLRKHGIDVEMHTSGQYKRTLTTVGENTEEGREKFKEDLQNIHYLFKKHILTYRPNLDIEKVATGEHWFGKDALELGLVDKIQTYDDYIIDYFRQDIDAYEISFVRKKDKGFIKSKLALVKRIFASILYNRKII, encoded by the coding sequence ATGTGGTATAGTAATTTTGTAGATTTTTTTTATTTTAACTTATATCTATTAGCAGTCATTCTTGCAATAGTTTTTATTTTAGTAATGTTCTTTTCTTTGCTAGCAAAAAGTAAAGAGCACCAAGTGAAGGCTTCAAAAGGAAAGCTTGAATTAAGTAAACTTGGTGAAAGATATAAAAAAGCTCAAGAATATCTAATGTTAGAAGTGTTAGATAAAAGAGAGTATAAAGAGTTTAGAAAAGAGCAAAAAAAGAAATATTCAAAAGAAGATGTTGTAGACTCTAAAAAAATATTTGTACTAACTTTTAAAGGAGATCTTCAAGCATCTCAAGTTGAAAGCCTTAGAGAAGAGGTATCATCTGTATTGTCCATAGCAAAAACTATGGATGAAGTGATTGTTAGAGTTGATAGCCCAGGTGGGGTTGTAAATGGTTATGGGTTTGCAGCGGCTCAACTAGAAAGGATTAGACAAGCAGGTATTAATCTTACAGTCTGTATTGATCAGATAGCAGCAAGTGGTGGTTATATGATGGCTTCAGTAGCACATAAAATAATCTGTTCGCCTTTTGCAATAGTTGGTTCTATTGGTGTTGTTGGAACTGTACCAAATGTTAGAGATATGCTTAGAAAACATGGTATAGATGTAGAGATGCATACTTCTGGGCAATACAAAAGAACATTAACTACTGTAGGTGAAAATACTGAAGAAGGTAGAGAAAAATTTAAAGAAGATTTGCAAAATATTCACTATCTGTTTAAGAAACATATTCTTACATATAGACCAAACCTTGATATTGAAAAAGTTGCCACAGGTGAGCACTGGTTTGGTAAAGATGCTTTAGAATTAGGGTTGGTTGATAAAATCCAAACGTATGATGACTATATTATTGATTATTTTAGACAAGATATTGATGCGTATGAAATAAGCTTTGTAAGAAAAAAAGATAAAGGATTTATAAAATCTAAATTAGCCTTAGTTAAAAGAATATTTGCTAGCATCTTATATAATCGCAAAATAATATAA